From the genome of Brassica oleracea var. oleracea cultivar TO1000 chromosome C4, BOL, whole genome shotgun sequence:
TTATAAAGTGGTGGTAAAATATACCTAGAATATTCTATTTTGAAGAAAAATATGAAGCAAACCATTGGAAATCATGTTGATTCATTTTTTGAAGAACTTCAAATTTTGAAGAAAAAAATGAATTATACCATTGGAGATGCTCTTAGGAGGTGTTATTGGTTTATATATTTTGATTGATTTAGAAATCCATATAGTATTTATAAATCCAAGTAAAATATGCAAATCCGGAGGTTTTTCCTCGGATTTGAGTCTTTATATTTTTAACTAAAAAATCCAAACAAATCCATTATAAAATCAAATATATTAGTAAATTCGTACGATTGAATAACACTTGATTTGATACAGAATTTATGAATCATTAAACCAATAACACAAGAATTTAATACAGATTTGAACATATAACCAATAACACTAGATTTAGTTAGGATTTTCAAATCCATTAAAATTCAACAACCAATAACCCCTAGTTAGACTATGTACTTTCAAGCATATTGAAAGAAGTATTGGATGTGAAATTCAACAACTGTATAACAGTTACATGTAAATAAACATACAGATAAGTGATTTAGATGTGATTTAGATAAGTCAAGTCAACTGGATTACACATTAACAGATAAAATTTATTTAATTAATACAAGCAGACTCCATGATTTACGTTTGATTCAACGGTCACGATGATAATTAAGTTAGCGTTTGCAATAAGTTAAGTTAATTGATGTAACCATCACATTACACCTATTTATTACATTCTTTACTCTGTACTATACAGTTAATTAATAAGATTCATATATTTTTCTATCCATTGCCATTAAAGCCACCTGTTGCAAACCCATTTGTTATTAAACAAATTTATTTTACTAATGACCATATATACACAATTAAAAGATTTTATGTAAATCAATATTCGTTACATTTTTGAATCCATGTAAATCATCTAAACGATTACATTCAAAGTGGTCTTGCTTTTGTTCTAAACACCTTTAGTTTGATGTTTATTTATCAAATAAATCAGTGAACAAGACTCTGCAATCATCTTTTTCTTGTGGCTGAACGGTCTTGCTTTCTTATTTCCCTTTAAAACAATATTGGAATCAAATCTACAGGCACTTTCAATTTGTTAAATATAATATATTCACACAAAAGAGATTCACAATCGACGTCGATCGATTCTAACGGAATCAAGCTTGGGAAGCCTGATTAACTAGTTAACTATCAGCACGGTATTAGTAACCTCTTGAAAGAGTATTTTAATAACATGTTGTACTTATATTAAATATCTCAAATATGAACATGTTATATTAATACTATGATTAATTTTTCCAAAATTAGAAAAATATCTTTTAAACTATATTTTGGCCGTTTTTTTCTTGCAAAGTTAGCCGCGAGAGACACTATTATACTCTCTTCATTTTATATTAAGTGTTGTTGTAGAAAAAAAAATTGTTGCAAAACAGGTGTCGTTTTAGCATTTCAATTGCACATTTCATTAATTTTTTTTCAAGTTTATTTTTCTATTGGTTAAAATATGGTTAGGTGTATGGATAATGATGTTTTTATATAGAAAATATACAAAATTAAATGTTTTCTTAATTTGTGTGCACGAATCTAAAATGACACTTAATATTAAACAGATGAAGTAGTTGTTTTTTTTAAACTATGCTAGTTTTTTGACTAAAAAAGACCAGCATAGTCGAAATAATAAATTTACATAGGAAAATAACAAAACAGAAACTAAATTTGTCGAACGATGAACACATTCTTACCGCAGAGAGAGACAATAAAATAAATACAACTACACAAAATATTATTAAGAAAAAATGTTCCTCTAAATTATATACTAAAAGACAATATATACTAGGGACAGTACTATACAAATACATAAATAAATGTTGGCATTTATTTTAAGGAGTTCCGATTTTCTATATAAAGACCAAAGCTATCTGTTGATCTTTAAGCCCCACAGACCAAAAGACACTCTCCTTTAGTTTCTCTCCCTTCTCTCTTATAGCTTCACTTGCATTCCTTTGATCCCCCATGGCTACAGAACTCGAAAGCTCCCTGATCTTTGCCCTTCTGTCCAAATGCAGCGGTCTAAGCCAAACCAGTCTCGCTTTTTCTATACTTGCCATCGTAATCGTCTGGCTCGCCTTTTCTCTCTTCTTCTGGACTTATCCAGGTGGACCTGCATGGGGCAAATACCTCTCTCGCCGGTTAACTAACAAAACCGGAACGGTTATTCCCGGTCCAAGAGGGTTCCCTTTCGTGGGAAGCATGTCTCTCATGTCCAGCGCTCTAGCACACCACCGAATCGCAGAAGCAGCCGAGAGATACGGAGCCAAACGGCTCATGGCTTTCAGCTTAGGCGAGACACGCGTGATCGTCACGTGCAACCCCGACGTGGCTAAAGAGATTCTGAATAGTCCAGTTTTTGCTGACCGTCCGGTTAAGGAATCAGCTTACTCTCTGATGTTTAACCGGGCAATTGGTTTCGCGCCACACGGTGTTTACTGGCGAACGCTGCGAAGGATCGCTTCGAACCATCTCTTCAGTCCTAAACAAATCAAACGCGCGGAAACGCAGAGGCGAGTGATCGCTAGCCAGATGGTGGGGTTGCTCGAGAAACAGAGCAGTACTAACGGGCTCTGTTTTGTCCGTGAGCTGCTCAAAGCGGCGTCGCTTAGCAACATGATGTGCTCTGTTTTCGGACAAGAGTACGAGCTTGATCAAGACCATGTTGAGTTACGTGAATTGGTCGAAGAAGGTTATGATTTGCTCGGAGAATTGAATTGGACCGATCACCTTCCTTGGTTATCGGAATTTGATCCACAGAGAATCCGGTCTAGATGTTCCGCACTCGTACCGAAGGTAAACCGGTTTGTATCCCGGATTATATCACAGCATCGTACTCAAACCGGTGATTCCCCTCGTGATTTCGTGGACGTCCTGCTCTCCCTTCATGGTTCAGACCAATTATCCGACCCGGACATGATCGCCGTTCTTTGGGTAATTAAACTTTATAAATCTAAATATTTCTTTAGAAATTCCGATAAAAAACATGAATTTTTAGATGGAATGTGACATGTGATGGGATAAATAAAGCATTAGAATATTTATCAACAGATTCTATATAAAGTAATAAATAATTAAATACTAAAGAATTTGCATTTATTCTCGTTATATTTTTATTACAGGAAATGATATTCAGAGGAACAGACACAGTTGCGGTTTTAGTCGAGTGGATCCTTGCTAGGATGGTGCGTCATTCAGATATTCAATCGACGGTACAAAATGAGCTTGATTCGGTAGTCGGAAAATCAAGAGCCGTCGATGAGTCTGACTTGGTTTCACTTCCGTATCTGACGGCTATGGTGAAAGAAGTTCTGAGGATGCACCCTCCAGGCCCACTTCTGTCGTGGGCCCGTTTGGCCATAACAGACACGATCGTTGATGGTTGTCTTGTTCCGGCGGGGACCACAGCAATGGTGAACATGTGGGCCATAGCGCATGATCCACACGTGTGGGTTGATCCTTTGGAGTTTAAACCCGAGAGGTTCGTAGCGAAAGAAGGTGAGGTGGAGTTCTCGGTTCTAGGGTCGGACTTGAGACTAGCGCCTTTTGGGTCGGGTCGTCGGATCTGCCCTGGGAAGAATCTTGGTTTGACTACCGTTACGTTCTGGACCGCGACGCTGTTACATGAGTTTGAATGGGGATCGTCTGTTGGAAACGGTGTTGACTTATCTGAGAAGCTGAGGCTTTCATGTGAGATGGCTAACCCTCTTGCTGCTCAAGTGCGTCGTAGGCGCAGTTAAAAAGCTTATAAGAAAATGGAAGGTTCTAATTAATGGAAACAATGTATTAACTAAGCAGCTTTTTAATTAGAGCTAACATTCTTATATATACGTGTGGTGTTTGTGTTTGTGTGTGTGATTTGTGAGTATGAAAGGTGAGTGATGTGTCTCTATGTTGTAAATACAATGAAAAGTAGTTTATATTGTTATGTTCTTGATTTGTGTCTAAAACGTAATTTATTTACTATCGTATAAGGTAATTAAAAAAATCACCGTGGTTAGTCCAAAAACCACATGCGTTTGTAACTTTGTATACTTCAAATATAGATGCCGCCCTAGTCAATTCTAAAAATACAACCCGCAGGTTTTCGACCCTGGCAAATTAGTTCTCCTTAAGCTATACAACTCAACACATTCTTTTATGAAAAAATTCTAAAAATCAAGATTGCAATCGTATATAAAACTATAAAATCTGTGTCGTTAAAAAAACCCATAAAATCTCTTTCGTGATTATGGAAATGATCTTTCAGAGTATACACACTCTGGGAATTCTTTACCTTTTATATACTAATATTTAACCAGCACATGTAATCCACGCTTTGAATATTAAAGAAAATAAAATATATTTCTTGACAGCAAATATTGACTTAAGAATAATATTCTCAGATTTTTTATTCGAATATCCAATACTATGCACGAAAAGAACAACACTTCGAGAACAAGTGAAATAATTAATTATAATTACATTGTGAAATCGAAAAGGTCAAATCAATTGATAAGTTTTAAAACCTACAACATTCTTCAGATCTTTGTATCCATAAAGTGCCAAAAAATATTAACAGATAATATGTAAGTTGAAATTATACATGTGGGTTTCATATCTTTTTTTTTTTTTTTGGGTTTCATATCTTTATAGTAAACATATATACAATAACCTCATTTTATATATACTAGGATGTGGACCCCCGCGAAATCGCGGAGGAAAGTTAATATTAAGTTTTCAATATTAATTTAAACTGATTAAATATAACTATTTTAAAAAATATATATATATAAACTGATATAGTTTAAATAGAAATTAAATATGAAAAATAAGATATTAGAAATTTATTATAAATAAATTTATTGAAAACACTAATGTCAAAGTGATGCAACCCTTCAAAAGTATTAGGTTTAATAATCACTATTAAATTTTCAATATTATTTTAGAAATTATTATACATTAAATGTTTAAAACCAAAATGATAATATATAAAATGTTTTAAAATATATATAACTGATATATTTAAAATGAAAAGATGAAGATGAAAAATAAGAGTATTAGAATTGTATTATAAATAAAAGATATTAAAAACACTAATGNNNNNNNNNNNNNNNNNNNNNNNNNNNNNNNNNNNNNNNNNNNNNNNNNNNNNNNNNNNNNNNNNNNNNNNNNNNNNNNNNNNNNNNNNNNNNNNNNNNNNNNNNNNNNNNNNNNNNNNNNNNNNNNNNNNNNNNNNNNNNNNNNNNNNNNNNNNNNNNNNNNNNNNNNNNNNNNNNNNNNNNNNNNNNNNNNNNNNNNNNNNNNNNNNNNNNNNNNNNNNNNNNNNNNNNNNCAATTATGACGGCCAGATTGTAACTCTTTGATTTTTTAAATAATATATATAAAATAAAATTATGAAAAGGTATGTTGTTAAGAGATGTGTTGTTTAAATAGAGGAAAAGTTGCTATTATATTTTTTTAAGTTATGAAAAGGTATGTTTGTTAATGGATGTATTGTTTAAATAGATAATAACCGTTAAAGGAAGAGTTGCCAATATAATTTTCTTGATGACATCATCAAAAGTATTTTATGTCCATTGGATTAATTTTTTTTTTTCCTATAAAAAACTGATGACATCAGCGGCTAACAAAAAAATGTTTGCTATTATATATAGATTAAATAAATCTTCTAAACACTCACAACTCAAAAGCGATAAATGCATTAAACTCGTACATCATATTATGAAGAGATTATATATGTATTGTTGTGTAATGATTTTGAAACCTTATAAATATTGAATTCTCATCGCAACTTGGCTTTCCACTTGTTGTTCATGTACAATCTTCCCCATTTTAACGCATGCACAGACAAGTGTTGCACTTGAGAAATATCAGTTTACTAAATAAGAAGAATAGATACTTAACTTCTTCGCGATTATCTGTTCTGGCGAAACGTCACGAAAAAACAGAATTAGGAAAATAAATACGAATCAATGAAATCTATTAGACTGTAATACAAAAACTGGGAGAGAAAGTACCAAAATCAGAGACGAAAGAAGTCAGTACCAATAAATTAATAAACTGAGAAGAGAGAAAAAAGCTACAAACGGAACCTTGATCGGCCAAAAAAATAAACGAAATTCACCCCGTCTCCTCTCACACATTACTAACCATTCAGAACGAAATCAGATCACAGAAACATTCAAATAGCTACAAGCGGTGTAAAGAAAACTTGCAGAAACAAAAACATATACCAAAAAAAGGAGGAAATTAACAAAAGTAAAAAGGCAGAAAATAATCAGATATTCTGTTTGGAAAAGTACCTTCTCGATTTTAAGATAGGGACTGAGTTGTTCTGAGTGTGAATCCTACGAAGACTAATTAAACAATGAAGCATGCACCAAGGCCATCTAAGCAAAAGTATGCCCACTGTATTTGCAGAAACTCCAGAGGGAATAAATTTAAGAATTAGAGAATTGCAGAGAAATAGTAATACTTTAATGGACTCTGTAATTGGAGAGAAAGGGCGAGAGAGAAAATTATCTGCAGCGGGACTGGAGAGAGTTAAGAAACAGAGAGGAGATTCACAAAAAAAAAAAAGAAACAGAGAGGATAATCAAAGAAAACTTGAAACAATTAGGAGAACATAAACAATTTCTTTAATATATAAGCTTCTGATAAGATACCACTTTTAAGGGAAGATGATGACGTTGAACTGAAACGCTGCTTGTGAAAGTATACAACTCTTGAAGGGTTATAGTTTCTGCAGGGGACGCCTTTGAAGAGATACGGTGAAGGCGTCGATTGCAAAGCGATGGCGTCACATCCTTAGTCCTAAACAAAATTATATCCCTTAGATTATATTCTCAGAACTATCTTCACCGTTACATTCTAATTTTTTTTTTCCTATAAAAAACTGATGACGTCAGCGGCTAACAAAAAAATGGTTTGCTATTATATATAGATCACGCCCATTCCTTCCTCCTTTGAGAAGTTGTATATCTGTCTTACTTTCTACTTGTTTTTTCTTTGCATATGTACAGTTGTATGGTATACAATATAACGAACTACTACTTAGTGTTATTTGAGCTTGCCTCACCCATTCATCTTTTGGTTAATGAAATTTTGTTTTAGTTGATTGTTTTTTCTATAACATATCAAAACGGGCCTGTTTGCTACGGCTCAGTCACAAAAAGAAATAAAAGCTTGAACTCCCATTCACGGGCCAACTTTTTGAATAAGAAACCCATTGTTATTACGAACGCACAAGACCAAAATAATACTATTACAACAATATGAAACTATGTGATGGATGTTTCTTTCCAACATCAATCTTTTAACTTGTCTGCTAGCTTGTTGTTGTAGAATCTGAGAAAGAAAGCAACGCCGAGAATCAAGAGAGGAATCAAGTATACAAGCATCTTGTTTCCAGTTTCTTCTTTTGTGGTTTCAGCCGTAGATTCTTTCTCCCACGGCGGAATATACTTCGCCGTCACCGGAACCGTTGACTTGTCAACGTCACCGATACAATATTTCTTCATCGTTTCTTTTGCTTCATTGCTATGATTCACATCGTCGAAATCAGTCGACGCGTCCTTTCCTTTTTTAGTAAGTTGTCAATAAATTCACACAGTTACGTAAACCAAAAGAAATCGAAAAAAAGGGATTAAACCAATAATTATTTGTACGTACCGGTGACGGCGAGTAGAACATTGTCACCGCCAGGATGTTCGTCAATGAAACTGCTGATGTCATAGACCTGTGGATACACTTGTTTTAGATTCATACATAGTAGAAGACTAAGAAAAAAAACAATGGATTCATGAAAAAGAGACCTTTCCGTGGATGAGAATCCAACAATCATTCTTGCACTTATGTTTAGCCACATCATGAAACGAAATAAGATTCGCCATTTGATCACTCTGTTGCTCTTACTTAGAAGTTAATTAACCTGAAATAGAGTTTCATTAGACTTCAAATATATAACACTGAAACAAAATCAAGAAAGCAATTGAAGGAAGAATTTCCACGATAACGAACCTAGATGGAACAAAGCGCAACTTATCGAGACCACACGCGGTCTCTTTATATTGTAAGCTGTGAAAGAAACTCTTGTATATTGTTATTTCTTGATTTTTGATTACATTACCGTTAGTAAATAGGTTAAGGCGTTGAAAAAATGTAAACATGGTACCTACCATAATGAAACGTGAAGAATATGATGATTGTAATTAAATGGTAGCTGAGACGCGCAAAGTGCTCAGCGACCTCAGGTTGGTGAAGTCCTTCACGTTTTTTTATCACGTAAATAAATAAATATAAAGGAAGTCCAGCATCATTATTTCGTTTTGTTTAAACTTAAGCCTCAAAGTCACTTTTTTCCTCATCAGGCCCAATTAAGCAAAAGAGGTTTTTCCGTGCACAAAAAAAAAAAAAAAAAAAAGCAAAAGAGGTTTTCCTACGGCATGATTATTGGAAAGTGACTCTTTAACTCTTGACTTTTAACTAAAAAAATTAAGAACCTACTCTTAACTTTTAACTAAAAGAGTTTAGAGCATGATTATTGGAGAGTTCTTAAGCTGGGTTCTTAGCGGAATATAAGAACATGTCTCTTAACTTTTAACTAAAAAAGTTAAGAACCGGCTCTTAAATAAGAGTTTTAAGAGACGGTTCTTAGCTTTTTTAGTTAAAAGTTAAGAGACGGGTTCTTATATTCCGCTAAGAACTCCACTCTAAGAACCCCAATAATCATGCTCTAAGAGACGTTTCTTAGTTTTTTTAGTTAAAAGTTAAGAAACGGGTTCTTATATTCCGTTAAGAACTCCACCCTAAAAGCATGATTAACCCAGGGTTCTTAGGATGGGGTTCTTAGCGGAAGTTAAGAAACAGTTTTAAAAACCGGTTCTTAGCTTTTCTAGTTAAAAGTTAAGAAACAGTTTCTTAACTTATGCTAAGAACCCCACTCTAAAAACTCCGGGTTAATCAAGGTCTAAGAACCTCCCAATAATCATGGTCTTATAAATAGTATTTGTTGGGCAAGTTGTTTATTTTTAGAAAGAAAATATTCGATAATTAATAATATGTAATTGGCAGAAGTCGATGATTAGCAATGAGATTTCATCACTCAGTGAAAATAAATGCAAAATCTTTGGGATAGGTTCAATTTTTATTTATTTATTTATGACATTTTAAGAAATTACCTATAGACTGACTATAAGCTATATAACATGATGGAATAATACGTCTGACTGATACTGGACGAATTTGTTTTGTTACAGAGAAACTTGTAGAACGATGCATGAAGAATAAAACACGTAGTCACATAATAATAAAATAAAATATGCGTAAAACAAAATTAAACAGTAACAACTCCGTAATGGTTTGTGAAAGACAAGAAATAATTCTTAACGATACGAACACCCTCAAAAAAACAAAAGAAAACAGAAATCACAAATAATATGAAAATCATACGTCCAGTAATTGCTCTCGTACGACGTCGTGAGACTTCTAAGCCACGCAATCTGTTCAATAGCGCAGATGATTAAAAGAAAGATAACTATTGATAGCTAATTATGTAAATAATTCAAAAAGACGAACCTGGAACATTAAGAAGATAAAGTGTCTCGAGAGCTTCACATTTCAGGGCTGGCTTGTATGGACCGTCCTTTTTAGAAGCCTTAGTCGCATCCATATCTGGATGAATCTTCTTCTTTAGCATCCTCTTTATCATCTACAATCATATATATAAATAATGTTGTAATTGTACACATCAAATGGATATATACACACCTATAAGTACACTTACGAAGCAACCCAAGTGATACTAACAAGTAACAACAACAGACATGCGGATAAAAGATACTAAATAATAATAACAGACATGAAACATCAACTTGAACTTGACGTGACGTCGTTTTGCTGGCATAATAGAGGCACTTAGGCACATGTAATACATTCTTATACCATCATCAATGTGGAATCAAATAAATTATTTACCTGATGCACTTTCTTGATTGGACGCGAGTCATGCTCTTTCTTGATTGGACGCGAGTCTTCTTTATCTTTGGGCTTTGAAATGATCATCTTCTTAGCAAACGAGAACTTACTAGACAGCTTTGACCCGTTTTGTTTATGATATTTCACCTCCTGGCCATCAACATCAAGATTACGGTTCTTTGGTTTCTTCTTGTCATGCTTCGTATCATCGTCTTTTACTCGGTCTTCCATGAAAAGCTCGGCTAGTGTTGTCCTCTTCTTCTCCGGCTCCACCTCGGCCTCCGCCGCGGCCACGATCACCGGCCTTTCAACCGTTTTGACCGACTCAAAGTGATTAATGCATAACGCCTATATCCATGATACGATAGATATCACGGAAATCAATCTATCAGAAGATGAGCTAATTAATTTTAGAATATGGATTTTCATGAAAGAAGTATACGATATCAATTATTTCATCAGAGTATTTGAGTCAAAAAAAAAAAAAATACCTATACAAAATGCGGTGATAAAATGTTTGAAGTTATAAATTCATTCAAAACGAAAGATGTTGTCAAACTATAGCTTATCAATATACGCACATACCTCTAAATCCTCATGATGATCATAAACCTTATTCTCATTGGAGATAAGAGGGTCCGACTCTTGGTTGACGTTCTTGATGATGCTACCATCGACTACGACATAGTCCAAACCCACACTCTCGCATTCATCACCATCATCTATTTCGGCTTCTTCTTGAAATTTCAAAGTGTCAAAACCGAATGTGCCGATGGTGAGAACTCCATCGAACCAGTTATCAAGAGCATCCACTAACCCAACCTGATCCAGTATAGCTTTCGTGTTCTTCTCTATCTCACTTGTTCCTTCACCTCTCTTCTTTTTCTCGCTTTTCGCCACACCATCTATTTCTTTCACCACATGAAAATACACATGTTTCTAAATACAGCTTGGACCAAAACTATGCTTTTTGTAACACGAGAGTATATATATGTTCCATATAAAACTAAATAATAAACAGGGAACCACATGATTGTATATGAAATCTAATATTTAATTAAGCACACGATACTTCTGATAAGCGAAATACTGATTTAGGAGAAGCAAAAAACAAAACAAAATAACTAACCTCTGATGACATTTTGGTGCAGCTTCTTCTGCACCCAGTTAAAGATCTTCGGACAAAATCCAGAAAACAAAGAGATATTATATACGCTGAGCTATAAAAAAAGGAACTAAAAATGCATACAAGTGAAGGAATAAAAACATTACGTACCGTCATATTATTATATTTTCTTCCTGAAGAGTTTGAAGCAAACTAATAGTGTGAAATGAGAAATTTATTGGACACTCAAGGGGAGTGTTTAAGCTCCTGACACGTGTCAAGAAATGGACAGTGGGTGAGATAGGTCTGAGTTTTGGGAGACAATACCAATCAGTAGGTGCCACATGTCAGTGGTCTAGTGCTTATCTGGTCTCGATTATTAATAATTGCTTTTTGACCTAATTACTTATACTATAATCATCTCCAGTTTTGCCTTCTTGGCCTTCCTTTGGTTCATTTCTTGTAATATTGTTGGTAGGCTTCTGTTGCTTTCAATGTTTTATCGTTATTTGACACTGAAGGAACAATTCGTTGCACAAAAGCGATAGTTTTGGTTTCAATCAATTTTCGTCACACTTTAGATATCCTATTTCAATAATTCTCATTTCAGCAATTTTGTACCACCAGAAGTTCGTCACAGTTAAGTTGGTGTTGTCGTGCAGTGGAATGAATGTTTTACGTTGTGTCACTGATACCATCAAAAGTTTGTTCGAGGCCAAGAGAAATATTACGATCCAAGATCCAAAGTACTCTTATGCATAACCACACCCCCCCCCCCCCACAAAAAAAANNNNNNNNNNNNNNNNNNNNNNNNNNNNNNNNNNNNNNNNNNNNNNNNNNNNNNNCCCCCCCCAAAAAAAAAAAAAATCATTTTAGCAACGGTGGATCCAACCTACACGAATCAATGTAATTAACTTCTTCTCTAGTCTCCATTACCATTTTGTGATGGATTTTGGTACAAACCCCAC
Proteins encoded in this window:
- the LOC106339479 gene encoding uncharacterized protein LOC106339479 isoform X2, whose translation is MTIFNWVQKKLHQNVIRDGVAKSEKKKRGEGTSEIEKNTKAILDQVGLVDALDNWFDGVLTIGTFGFDTLKFQEEAEIDDGDECESVGLDYVVVDGSIIKNVNQESDPLISNENKVYDHHEDLEALCINHFESVKTVERPVIVAAAEAEVEPEKKRTTLAELFMEDRVKDDDTKHDKKKPKNRNLDVDGQEVKYHKQNGSKLSSKFSFAKKMIISKPKDKEDSRPIKKEHDSRPIKKVHQMIKRMLKKKIHPDMDATKASKKDGPYKPALKCEALETLYLLNVPDCVA
- the LOC106339883 gene encoding cytochrome P450 78A6, translated to MATELESSLIFALLSKCSGLSQTSLAFSILAIVIVWLAFSLFFWTYPGGPAWGKYLSRRLTNKTGTVIPGPRGFPFVGSMSLMSSALAHHRIAEAAERYGAKRLMAFSLGETRVIVTCNPDVAKEILNSPVFADRPVKESAYSLMFNRAIGFAPHGVYWRTLRRIASNHLFSPKQIKRAETQRRVIASQMVGLLEKQSSTNGLCFVRELLKAASLSNMMCSVFGQEYELDQDHVELRELVEEGYDLLGELNWTDHLPWLSEFDPQRIRSRCSALVPKVNRFVSRIISQHRTQTGDSPRDFVDVLLSLHGSDQLSDPDMIAVLWEMIFRGTDTVAVLVEWILARMVRHSDIQSTVQNELDSVVGKSRAVDESDLVSLPYLTAMVKEVLRMHPPGPLLSWARLAITDTIVDGCLVPAGTTAMVNMWAIAHDPHVWVDPLEFKPERFVAKEGEVEFSVLGSDLRLAPFGSGRRICPGKNLGLTTVTFWTATLLHEFEWGSSVGNGVDLSEKLRLSCEMANPLAAQVRRRRS
- the LOC106340151 gene encoding cytochrome B5 isoform C → MANLISFHDVAKHKCKNDCWILIHGKVYDISSFIDEHPGGDNVLLAVTGKDASTDFDDVNHSNEAKETMKKYCIGDVDKSTVPVTAKYIPPWEKESTAETTKEETGNKMLVYLIPLLILGVAFFLRFYNNKLADKLKD
- the LOC106339479 gene encoding uncharacterized protein LOC106339479 isoform X1, with translation MTIFNWVQKKLHQNVIREIDGVAKSEKKKRGEGTSEIEKNTKAILDQVGLVDALDNWFDGVLTIGTFGFDTLKFQEEAEIDDGDECESVGLDYVVVDGSIIKNVNQESDPLISNENKVYDHHEDLEALCINHFESVKTVERPVIVAAAEAEVEPEKKRTTLAELFMEDRVKDDDTKHDKKKPKNRNLDVDGQEVKYHKQNGSKLSSKFSFAKKMIISKPKDKEDSRPIKKEHDSRPIKKVHQMIKRMLKKKIHPDMDATKASKKDGPYKPALKCEALETLYLLNVPDCVA